One genomic window of Carassius auratus strain Wakin chromosome 14, ASM336829v1, whole genome shotgun sequence includes the following:
- the LOC113114173 gene encoding transmembrane protein 121-like: protein MLSSPQVCVSTLVTVSTMAVVDLYLLEQSMLGPRSGARPAVWPCVAVALGDLCFLLALRFVSAGVVSEARSPRRGFANALWFLFLSLLQLKLFFVCQNYRQERRPPDPLARKTLTLLLSVCLPSLFLILTGADYMTPLRRKQEVRSRLLWVVVDLLDVLDLQAGLWEVQGSVGVPLWVEGIVFFYCYVLLLLLPCVSLTELGATALPGLQAARKEAIYPWLSLVTINLFTLVPRGVGMLWYRDPRVSTVFLGKNLLALAVKLSSAWERHRKGSGGMQGTEATTGTGNQTRGAASEQATEQEQECTSPVPSSTRYNTLSRTHGHSHSLSHVSLDPTETSLGPAYISHEL from the coding sequence ATGTTGTCCTCGCCCCAGGTGTGCGTGTCTACTCTGGTGACAGTGAGCACGATGGCCGTGGTCGACCTCTACCTGCTggagcagagcatgctgggaccTCGAAGCGGAGCTCGTCCTGCAGTATGGCCATGTGTTGCCGTCGCGCTGGGTGACCTTTGTTTCCTGCTGGCCCTGCGATTCGTTTCTGCCGGTGTGGTTTCGGAGGCTCGCTCTCCCCGCCGGGGCTTCGCCAATGCTCTGTGGTTTCTTTTCCTCTCGCTGCTGCAGCTGAAGCTTTTCTTTGTGTGTCAGAACTACAGACAGGAGAGACGGCCCCCAGATCCTCTTGCCCGCAAGACTCTGACTCTTTTACTTTCGGTGTGCCTGCCCTCGCTGTTTCTTATCCTGACAGGAGCTGACTACATGACTCCACTCCGCAGGAAGCAGGAGGTGCGCAGCCGGCTCCTGTGGGTGGTGGTTGACTTGCTAGACGTGTTGGATCTGCAAGCTGGGCTGTGGGAGGTGCAGGGAAGTGTGGGGGTTCCTCTTTGGGTGGAGGGTATAGTGTTCTTTTACTGTTATGTGCTGTTGCTGTTGCTGCCATGCGTGTCACTCACGGAGCTGGGTGCCACTGCGCTGCCTGGGCTCCAGGCGGCTCGGAAGGAGGCCATCTATCCATGGCTCAGCCTGGTGACCATTAACCTGTTCACGCTCGTGCCCAGAGGGGTCGGGATGCTGTGGTACAGGGACCCACGGGTGTCCACGGTGTTCCTGGGGAAAAACCTGCTGGCTCTTGCGGTAAAGTTGAGCTCTGCCTGGGAAAGGCACAGAAAGGGCAGCGGAGGGATGCAGGGCACAGAAGCCACCACAGGAACTGGAAATCAGACTCGAGGGGCAGCATCAGAGCAAGCCACGGAGCAGGAGCAAGAGTGCACGTCTCCAGTGCCATCCTCTACACGCTACAACACACTCTCACGTACTCACGGACACAGCCACTCGCTCTCTCACGTCAGCCTAGACCCCACCGAGACCTCACTGGGACCGGCTTACATTTCCCATGAGCTATAG